The window TACGCCGCATTGTACAAGCCCGCAACATCACCAAGCAGGTTGAACTGGAGAATGAACTCAGAAGACTGAATGCCGACAAGGACCAGTTTATTCGGATTCTAGGGCACGACTTACGATCACCATTCAGCTCACTCATCGGTTTTTCAACTCTACTACTCGAAAACCTGCACGAATACGATTTGAAACAGATTGAAGAACAGGTGAGGATCATCAATCAAACATCACTTTCGACATTCGAATTGTTAGAGCAGATCCTGCTTTGGGTCAAATCGCAATCGGGGAAGCTGGAACTCGATATTGTGCAGTTGGATTTTCGGCAGGAGAGCACCCATGTAATCCGGACCGTTGAGAACTTGGCGGTAAAAAAAGGGATAAAGATAGATATAGTCGAAACCGAAAAAATTTGCTTGTCGGCCGATCTGAACATATTCAAAACAGTGTTGCGGAATCTTGTCTCAAATGCCATAAAGTTCACCAACCAGAACGGACATATTGTCATCAGTGCGGAAAAACAGGATCAAACTGTATTGATAACCGTTTCTGACAATGGAATCGGTATGGACGAAAAAGTTTTGGCTAAAATTTGGGATATAAACAGCTATTTTAGCTCAACAGGAACGAATGGCGAACTCGGTACGGGATTTGGTTTAAAACTTTGCAAGGAACTTGTTGAAAAACATAAAGGAAAGATATGGGCCGAATCAGCTCCCGGTAGAGGCTCAAAATTTATATTCAGTCTATCGGCGTAGGAGTTACAACTCCAGAAAACCGTTATCTTTGTCACCATTAACACCTTTGTCCTGAAAAGAGAGGGTGAAGCGGTCAAAGGGGCTATTGACTATGGTAGATTAAAAAAGAGATTAAAATGGTTGAAAAAGCTAGCAGAAGATACATCGCCCTGCTGAGGGGGATCAACGTGGGCGGCAACAACATCATCCGGATGGCCGACCTGAAACAATCGTTCGAGGAGCTCGGATTCAGCGAGGTTACCACCTATATCCAGAGCGGAAATGTGCTGTTCAACAGTAGCGAAGGCGACAAACAGCTGCTCACCGGAAAGATCGAGGCGCACCTCTCGGAGCGGTTTGCCTACCAGTCGAAAATCGTCCTTGTCACACAGGACCAGCTCCGGCAGATCGTAGAATCGGCGCCGCAAGGATTTGGAGAAGAGCCAGGCGAGTACCGCTACAACGTACTCTTCCTCAAGGAGCCGCTAACCGCAGAGGAGGCGATGCAATCGATCACCATCCGTGAGAGGGTCGACCGGGTATGGGCGGGTGAAGAGGTGCTCTACTTCTCGGTACTGACTAGCCGGGCCACTCAGAGCCGTCTCTCCCGGATTGTGGGACAACCTATCTACCAGTGGATCACCATCCGCAACTGGAACACGACCACAAAAATGACAACGATGTAGAATACCTCTCCATCTGTGCACCCCACTCCGACTACTTAGCCTGAACCTTTGTCGCGTTTATACAATACCAGATCTTTTAAACCGACTATCTTTGCGAAAAAAAAGCAGACATGAAGAGAGAAGAGATCATTGAAAAGGCAACAGCGCACCTGCAGCAGTTGTGCACTGTGATTGGAGAACGGCGCGTAGGCAGTGAAGCCAACCGGGTGGCCTCGCGATACGCCGAGAAGGTATTGACCGGACAGGGCTGGCAGACCCGAACCACGCTGCTGGAGGTGATCGACTGGCAGGAGGAGGGGGCAACAGTTGCCTGCCAAGGTCGCAAGTTCGCGGTTTTCCCCTCCCCATACTCTCTGGGATGCTCGGTTACCGGTGAGCTGACAGCAGTCAGCAGCATGGAACAGCTGTCGGCTACCGATATCAGCGACAAGATAGTGCTGCTGCATGGCGAGATTGCGGCTCAACAGATCGCACCGAAGAAGTTCCCCTTCTGGAACCCGGAGAAGCATCGGCAGCTGATCGCCATGCTTGAGCAGGGCAAACCCCTGGCCCTGCTCTGTGCCACCTCCCACAATGCCGCCCTCGCCGGTGGAGTATACCCCTTCCCGCTGTTCGAGGATGGCGACTTCGACATTCCCTCCGTCTACATGAAGGATATCGAAGGGGAGAAGCTGCTGGTTCACGTCGGCGAGACTGTCGAATTGATCTCCCGGGCAAGGCGCATTCCCGAAACCGCCTACAATGTGACCGGGAGGAATAGCGACCAGTCTCAGGGGAGGATCGTCATCTCGGCACACGTCGACACCAAGATCGGGACGCCGGGTGCGATCGACAACGGGACGGGCGTCACCGTACTGCTGCTGCTTGCCGAGCTGCTGAAGGAGGATAGCGGCAAACAGCCCGTCGAACTGCTCTTTCTGAACGGCGAGGATTATTATGGAGCACCGGGACAGGTCAAGTACATGGAGCAGCATGCCGGAGAGTTTGGCGACATCCTGCTCAATATCAACATCGATGGGGCGGGATACAAGGAGGGTCCGACCTGCTTCTCCCCGTTTGGATTACCGGAAAAAATGCAAAAGGTGCTGCAGGAGATCATCGATAAGGAGCCGGAGATCGTGGAGGGACTTCCCTGGTATCAGGGCGACCACAGCATGTTCCTCCAGCAGGGCTGCCCCGCCATCGCGGTCAGCTCGCACTGGTTTATCGAACATATGGAGACGCAGGAGATCACCCACACCCCCAAGGACAACCTGGAGGTGGTCAACTGTGAACGGGTGGCGGAGGCGGCGATGGCCATTGCCCAGTTTGTCAGGAGGCTGGAGGCGATCTGAACCTCCAGCCCAGAATGCGACAAGTGAACGGACCCTAAAAAGTAGACAAAAAACTTTTTGGGGTCACTGCATTTTGAGACAGCCCATTTTTAATAACGGAATTTCCATTATGCATCTTTCTATTTATATGCTTGCCTCTTTTCCTCATATACCCCATTGTTTAAAAAAGAAAGCTGCCCTTGGCTAAAAATAAATACGTTTCACTCAAATTTCACCATATCTGCTAACTGCAAAAAGTAGTCATTTGACCAGATTTCCAATTCGTCCGGATTTTTAATAAATGGCAATACGTCACGCTTGACCATTTCAATATCGGTATTTGCAAGTCTCTCTTTCAATTCGTTTATGAATTTTTCTTTGCTCATTTCAACGCCATCAAACTGTTTAATTCGCTCTTGTAAATGATTGAAGTTTAGTCTCACTCCATTTCTAACGAACCATTCAAAATCGTACCAATCACGCCCTTTTACTCGCTGTTTCCATTTTCGGAACACCACAGCGTGCATTTTTCCGGCATACAAATCCGATAAAACAAAACAACGCGTCATAAATGAGTAAGGGAGCAACAATAGTTTTTGTTCTGTGTCAAATTTCATCGGAGGATCAATATCCACTTCTATTTTGATTTTGATGGATTTTACGGTTTGAAATTTTAAATCGTAAACCGCTGTATTGTCTTTTAAAAAAGCGGATTCAACCCGTCCGAATGTGCTTTTTTCTTTCTTTGAAATAACAACCTCCTTTCCCACGGCATTAAATTCATTGATTATTGATGGGAAATATTCCTCAAGCTGAAAATCAGCATCGGAAGCAACAAGCGAAAAATCCATATCTTCCGAAAAACGTTTCATCCCGTGAAAAATACGTAAACAAGTACCACCGTAAAATGCTGCTTTATTGAAAAATCCACCCCGATAAAGCCCTGCAAGAATAATTTCCTGCATCACTTCATAGGTTGCATTTTTATTTCCATCCTCTTCACTATAACGTGCTAACATTTGATCAAATAGACTCATTTTCTCAATAACTTTATGATATTAGTAATCTCCGTTTTTTTCTTGCTCACTTTTGCACACTTTTCAAATACAGATATGTCCATTTTAAAAAATGCATCCATATCAAACCGGATATCCTCTTCTAAATAAGTTTGAAGCAATTTTATGGAACGAAGTTGCAGTTTTGGGGTATAAACAATTTGGTCGCATAACGCCTTTTCGGGCGTGGCAATCAGAAAAGCGTAATCCTCTTGAACGACTGGCGAAACTCCAATAGAGTAATAATTCGCAGGACATGATATGTAACTAAACAGACCGAACTGGTTCTTAAAACTCCGACTTCTCTTTAAGGTCATTGAGACCGTATTAAATACTCTTTCGGGTATTAATCCATAAAACCGTAACGCACTTTCCATAGATACGTACGAAGGTCCATAGAGATGGTTGGCAATCAACTCTGTAGATATGTGTTTTTTTGAAACTTGAGGAGAAACAACATACATTCCTCTCTTAAGTCGAATAATAGTACCCTGTTTTTCTAAATCGGAAATTTTATCGTTTAATGATTTATGAGCAGGATAAATACTTCGCAATGAGGTGTAATCTATCGGAATAATACCAAAATCGAGTAGCGAATTCATAGAGTAATTATATTTTACTTCGCAAATATAGCTATTATCTGCATAGTTAATCGACTTTTTCTCGATTTTCTATGCAAAAAGTTACATTTACTATTAATCAAGGTATTCAACTTTCGCAAGTATAATTACCCCTGAATCTTAGACAACAAGTATCGTTAAAAGGAAAACTTACCGTGCTGGCTTTAAAACAGAAGTTGTTCCCATTTTCTGAACACCAAGCGTGCATTTTAGGTATTGCGTCCTACACAAAAAAACGAGTCACCTGATTATTTTCGATAAAAAACCTGTTATCTTTGTCACTGCTAACAAGTTTGGATGTTTAAGAACAGTACGGATCGGGTGAAGTAAATAACCTTTGCGCAAGCAGCCAAAGGTTATCCATCAGTTTTTCCTCAGGCAGATTCCTGCCGGAGTAGTATTTGTTATATCACCATATTATTCAAAAACATCATGAGCAACGAAAACATTTCCATACACGACTTCGATTTCAACCTGATCTGTGAATATTTCACCAACCTTGAACGACAGGGACCGGGAAGTCCCGAAGTAACGCTGAAAGCATTCAGCTTCATCGAACCCCTCACCGACACTGCCTGCATCGCCGACATCGGCTGCGGCACCGGGGGACAGACCATGACGCTGGCACAACACTGCCCGGGGCAGATTACCGGCATCGACCTCTTCCCCCTCTTTATCGATCTCTTTAACCGGAACGCGACCAAACACAACCTGCAGGAGCGAGTGAAAGGGATTACTGGAGATATGGCTTCACTTCCATTCAAGGAGGAGGAGCTCGATTTGATCTGGTCGGAAGGGTCGATTTACAACATCGGTTTTGAAAAAGGATTGAACGAATGGCGGAAACTGCTGAAGAGAGGCGGATATATTGCCATATCGGAAGCCTCCTGGTTCACTGTGGAACGCCCTGCCAAGATCCACGATTTCTGGATGGATGCCTATCCGGAGATCGACACCGTCTCTCACAAGGTGGCACAGATGGAGAAAGCAGGCTATGTTCCCGTAGCTACCTTTATCCTGCCGGAAAACTGTTGGACCGACCATTTCTATGCTCCGCAGATTGCCGTGCAGGAGATGTTCCTGCAGCAGCATGCGGGCAACCCCACGGCCGAGATGCTCGTCCGGGAGCAACGTCGCGAGAAATTGCTGTATGACAAATACAAGGAGTACTACGGATATGTCTTCTATATCGGGAAGAAGATCTGACATCATTTGACGGAGGGTAAACCCTATCAAGGGTTACCCTCTTTTTTCATGCAACTCATCTAAGAGCAAATTTTAACCGGCAACGGCTTATGGACTTTGGCTATGGAACCAAAAATGCAACTGAGAGACCCGGAAATAATTCCCACAGAAAGGGTACTGAATGACGTATTGGGCAATTCAGTCTACAGCGTCCTGGCATCGTTCCTCGGAAGGATTACAAGCCCGGAGTATGGGCTGAACATCGAGTGGAGGTATTACAACGACGGGAAAGCATGGCTCGGAAAAATAACACAAAAGAAAAAAACCATTCTCTGGCTTTCCATCTGGGAAGGATTCTTCAAGATGAGTTTCTATTTCACCGAAAAGCATCTCAAATCCTTTGCTGAACTGGATATTTCGAAAACCAAAAAAGAGGAGTTAGCCACAGCGAAACCGATAGGGAAGTTATTCCCCCTGACAGTTGATATCAGCTGCAAGGAGCAACTTGCCGACCTGTTTACCGTTGTCGGTTTCAAGAAAAGCCTTCAAATCGCACCCATCCAGGCTACCACCTCCCGGGGCTCCGTCAGAGCATGCATAGCGAGCAACTGGTTGTAAAGGCGGATATGGAGCAGTTCGGAAGGTATCATACGTTTTCAGTTTAAAAAATCAAATGACCAATTTTTTTTCAACAAACCCGGTTGACAAAAGGCATATGCGTATCTTTGTCCCGATAAAATCAACTGTATGGATATACTTACACTTGCCGCAGAGAATCAACAAACGGCCTGGCAAATACTGAAAGAGACAGGGATTGTTCAAACCTGGGAAAAGGCAGGAGCGACCGTGAACCTGGTGGACTCACTCAAGTCGGGCCTGTTGATGAAAAACAGGGATATTGATATGCACATCTACACGGACAAACTCAGTGTAGCCGAAAGTTTCTCCGTTATCCAGGAATTGGCAGAAAGGTTATCTTTCAAGGAAATTCATTATAAAAACCTGATTGACACCGAAGAGGAATGTATCGAATGGCACATTTTATATGAACACAACAACCGGGACACCTGGAAATTTGACATGATTCATATCCGAAAGGGATCAAGATATGACGGTACGGTAGAGAGAGTTACAGATGCCATCACCGAACGCCTGACACCAGAAATTCGCAAGAAAATCCTTCAACTGAAACAGGAGATTCCGAACAGCATCACCATTCCCGGAACTGACAATCAATTTATAGCCTTCTTTCTCGATCCTTCTGCTCTTTCCAAGCAGACGATACAAACTGATAAAAGAGGCTCCCAAGCGCAACAGCATTATTCCTACACCCAGCCAATAAATCACAGTCAATGCCGTAACCGGGGAGACCGGCCTTCCAATGCTTACACCGGTCGTGTGCTGCGAAACAGCCGCTTCAGGGTTGGCACGCTCAACCCACTCATCTTCCGGCAATACGTATCGAGCCTCAGGGCCTTTAAGTTTTTCCGGTAACAGCAACTCTTCAAACTGAAAAACAGTTTGCTGAAGAGCATGCGACTGACTCAGTTTCAGTTTTACAAAAGGTAAGATTGTGCAGACGATTCATCCTGAAATCAACGTGAAACGCGTAAAAACGAAAGAAAGTCTCTCTCATCAACAACAACCGGAAGAATACGGAGAAAGCAATCAGGCAAATGGTTGCCTTGGCCAGGTATACCATAAGGTTTTCCATCTTCGGAAGAATTATTTTTTACCTCTTTCAATTTTCCTTATCAGGTCTTTCAATTCACTGATCGACAACCGCTCCTCTTCGATCAATGTAGAGACCACATGGGTATAAGAGTCATCAAAGTATTGGGAAATCACTTTCTTCAGTGCCCTGCCTTTATACTCATCCTGCGACACAACGGGAAAATACTGATACGTATTTCCATACGCTTTATGGCTTACAAAATTCTTTTCTTCAAGCACCCGGATAACGGTAGAAACGGTATTGTAATGAGGTTTAGGTTCCGGATAAACCTCAAGGATTTCGCGGACAAACAGAGGTCCTTTATCCCATAAAATTTGCATCACCTCTTCTTCTTTTTCGGTTAATCTCATCATAAGGCTTTGTTTTATACGATTCTCCTGCAAATGTAAACATACTTTCCAGAAAACAACTATAAAGATTAATAATATAACTATATATAACAGTTTTATATACTGTTTTAATAGTTGTAAACTATTAAAGAAAAATTAGATACCATTTACGCCCTTAAATATGCTCAATAACCGGAACTGTTTTTCTGAGCATCCATAACTTTTGCCGATCAACCAAAAAATTTAAAACAGTTTCTCAATAACTTACGAATTTTTCAATGAAAAAGCGTACCTTTGCACCCCAGAAAAAGATTGTTTAATGCAAAACATACGCAACATCGCCATCATCGCTCACGTTGATCACGGCAAAACCACCCTGGTAGACAAGATGCTTCTTGCAGGAAACCTGTTCAGGCAAAACCAGCTCACCGAGGATCTGATCCTCGACAACAACGACCTCGAACGTGAGCGGGGCATCACCATTCTCTCCAAGAATGTCTCCATCCAGTACAAGGGAGTAAAAATAAATATTATCGATACCCCGGGACACGCCGATTTCGGCGGTGAAGTGGAACGGGTACTGAACATGGCCGACGGCTGCCTGCTGGTGGTCGACGCCTTCGAGGGCCCCATGCCGCAGACCCGTTTTGTCCTGCAGAAAGCGCTGGAGATCGGTCTGAAACCGATCCTGGTCATCAACAAGATCGACAAGCCCAACTGTCGCCCCGAAGAGGTACAGGAGGCCGTTTTCGATCTGATGTTCAACCTCAACGCGACCGAAGAGCAGCTCAATTTTCCCACCATCTACGGATCTGCCAAGCAGGGCTGGATGTCGGACGACTGGAAACAACCCTCCAACAGCATCATCCCGCTGCTCGACGCCATATTGGAATATATTCCCGCCCCCAAGTCGCTCCAGGGGATACCCCAAATGCTGATCACCTCACTCGACTACTCCAATTATGTGGGGAGGATCGCCGTAGGCCGCATACACCGTGGAAGCCTCGAGCCCAACAAGGATTATGCGCTCTGCAAGCGCGACGGCAGCATCCGGAAGATCCGGATCAAGGAGGTCAACCTGTTCGAGGGACTGGGAAGGATCAAGGCCGAAACGGCATCGTCGGGCGATATCTGCGCACTGATCGGCATCGAGGGGTTTGATATCGGCGATACCATCACCGACCTGGAGAAACCGGAACCGCTCGACCCGATTGCGGTAGACGAGCCCACCATGTCGATGCTCTTTACCATCAACAACTCCCCATTCTTCGGACAGGACGGCAAGTATGTCACCTCACGCCATATCTACGAGAGATTGATGCGCGAACTGGACAAGAACCTGGCGCTGCGCGTGGAGACGACCGACAGTTCCGATTCTTGGATCGTTTACGGCCGTGGAGTCCTTCATCTGTCGGTACTGATCGAAACGATGCGTCGCGAGGGATATGAGCTGCAGGTGGGACAACCGCAGGTGATCATCAAGGAGATCGCCGGTGAGAAAT of the Petrimonas mucosa genome contains:
- a CDS encoding class I SAM-dependent methyltransferase yields the protein MSNENISIHDFDFNLICEYFTNLERQGPGSPEVTLKAFSFIEPLTDTACIADIGCGTGGQTMTLAQHCPGQITGIDLFPLFIDLFNRNATKHNLQERVKGITGDMASLPFKEEELDLIWSEGSIYNIGFEKGLNEWRKLLKRGGYIAISEASWFTVERPAKIHDFWMDAYPEIDTVSHKVAQMEKAGYVPVATFILPENCWTDHFYAPQIAVQEMFLQQHAGNPTAEMLVREQRREKLLYDKYKEYYGYVFYIGKKI
- a CDS encoding DUF3788 family protein, whose protein sequence is MQLRDPEIIPTERVLNDVLGNSVYSVLASFLGRITSPEYGLNIEWRYYNDGKAWLGKITQKKKTILWLSIWEGFFKMSFYFTEKHLKSFAELDISKTKKEELATAKPIGKLFPLTVDISCKEQLADLFTVVGFKKSLQIAPIQATTSRGSVRACIASNWL
- a CDS encoding ATP-binding protein, with protein sequence MKVENDFMEVFISSKSENNPYHVGHKEHLNGLYCETVIKSQNRLKVINALKDEKWDKNPDLKLGMVSYLGFPINFPDGEPFGTICVLDRNENNYSEEYEQLLDQFRRVVELDLSIIKSLRIKHNISKNELIDELLIQDRRLTESEEKFLTLAEIAADSIILFEGERVVFASRRFYEYVDIEPENIDKLTAFDVISHIHPDDRDLYSREMQAALAQQKTQYTIVFRMLNPEGKYEWLQNNTTATYDDNGKVLRRIVQARNITKQVELENELRRLNADKDQFIRILGHDLRSPFSSLIGFSTLLLENLHEYDLKQIEEQVRIINQTSLSTFELLEQILLWVKSQSGKLELDIVQLDFRQESTHVIRTVENLAVKKGIKIDIVETEKICLSADLNIFKTVLRNLVSNAIKFTNQNGHIVISAEKQDQTVLITVSDNGIGMDEKVLAKIWDINSYFSSTGTNGELGTGFGLKLCKELVEKHKGKIWAESAPGRGSKFIFSLSA
- a CDS encoding M28 family metallopeptidase, with amino-acid sequence MKREEIIEKATAHLQQLCTVIGERRVGSEANRVASRYAEKVLTGQGWQTRTTLLEVIDWQEEGATVACQGRKFAVFPSPYSLGCSVTGELTAVSSMEQLSATDISDKIVLLHGEIAAQQIAPKKFPFWNPEKHRQLIAMLEQGKPLALLCATSHNAALAGGVYPFPLFEDGDFDIPSVYMKDIEGEKLLVHVGETVELISRARRIPETAYNVTGRNSDQSQGRIVISAHVDTKIGTPGAIDNGTGVTVLLLLAELLKEDSGKQPVELLFLNGEDYYGAPGQVKYMEQHAGEFGDILLNINIDGAGYKEGPTCFSPFGLPEKMQKVLQEIIDKEPEIVEGLPWYQGDHSMFLQQGCPAIAVSSHWFIEHMETQEITHTPKDNLEVVNCERVAEAAMAIAQFVRRLEAI
- a CDS encoding DUF1697 domain-containing protein; protein product: MVEKASRRYIALLRGINVGGNNIIRMADLKQSFEELGFSEVTTYIQSGNVLFNSSEGDKQLLTGKIEAHLSERFAYQSKIVLVTQDQLRQIVESAPQGFGEEPGEYRYNVLFLKEPLTAEEAMQSITIRERVDRVWAGEEVLYFSVLTSRATQSRLSRIVGQPIYQWITIRNWNTTTKMTTM
- a CDS encoding BlaI/MecI/CopY family transcriptional regulator, which codes for MMRLTEKEEEVMQILWDKGPLFVREILEVYPEPKPHYNTVSTVIRVLEEKNFVSHKAYGNTYQYFPVVSQDEYKGRALKKVISQYFDDSYTHVVSTLIEEERLSISELKDLIRKIERGKK
- a CDS encoding type IV toxin-antitoxin system AbiEi family antitoxin domain-containing protein; the protein is MNSLLDFGIIPIDYTSLRSIYPAHKSLNDKISDLEKQGTIIRLKRGMYVVSPQVSKKHISTELIANHLYGPSYVSMESALRFYGLIPERVFNTVSMTLKRSRSFKNQFGLFSYISCPANYYSIGVSPVVQEDYAFLIATPEKALCDQIVYTPKLQLRSIKLLQTYLEEDIRFDMDAFFKMDISVFEKCAKVSKKKTEITNIIKLLRK
- the typA gene encoding translational GTPase TypA, producing the protein MQNIRNIAIIAHVDHGKTTLVDKMLLAGNLFRQNQLTEDLILDNNDLERERGITILSKNVSIQYKGVKINIIDTPGHADFGGEVERVLNMADGCLLVVDAFEGPMPQTRFVLQKALEIGLKPILVINKIDKPNCRPEEVQEAVFDLMFNLNATEEQLNFPTIYGSAKQGWMSDDWKQPSNSIIPLLDAILEYIPAPKSLQGIPQMLITSLDYSNYVGRIAVGRIHRGSLEPNKDYALCKRDGSIRKIRIKEVNLFEGLGRIKAETASSGDICALIGIEGFDIGDTITDLEKPEPLDPIAVDEPTMSMLFTINNSPFFGQDGKYVTSRHIYERLMRELDKNLALRVETTDSSDSWIVYGRGVLHLSVLIETMRREGYELQVGQPQVIIKEIAGEKYEPVEQLTVNLPEESASKIIDIISRRKGEMISMESKNDRMHIEFTIPSRGIIGLNNLVLTLSAGEAIMAHRFLEFQPWKGNIEKRQNGSIIAGESGNAFAYALDKLQDRGRFFIEPQTEVYEGQVVGEHSKEGDLVVNVTKSKKLTNVRASGSDDKAQLAPPIIFSLEEALEYIKEDEYVEVTPKAIRIRKILLDENDRKRMAKKG
- a CDS encoding nucleotidyl transferase AbiEii/AbiGii toxin family protein produces the protein MSLFDQMLARYSEEDGNKNATYEVMQEIILAGLYRGGFFNKAAFYGGTCLRIFHGMKRFSEDMDFSLVASDADFQLEEYFPSIINEFNAVGKEVVISKKEKSTFGRVESAFLKDNTAVYDLKFQTVKSIKIKIEVDIDPPMKFDTEQKLLLLPYSFMTRCFVLSDLYAGKMHAVVFRKWKQRVKGRDWYDFEWFVRNGVRLNFNHLQERIKQFDGVEMSKEKFINELKERLANTDIEMVKRDVLPFIKNPDELEIWSNDYFLQLADMVKFE